The Daphnia carinata strain CSIRO-1 chromosome 9, CSIRO_AGI_Dcar_HiC_V3, whole genome shotgun sequence nucleotide sequence aaaacttacgtcGAGTTCTTTAGGTAGTTGTTCCCCCAAAGTAAAAGTGGTGAGGGTCTGCCAGGTCATCAGTATGACAACGAAACGGAACGCTGAGAAGTGCGTCATTTTCAAAATCGTAGATAGTATGAATCATTTTCCTTGTAAACCCGCAATTTATACCTTGCCGAAGGAATGACTACCATTAGTTATTTCCTTTCAAATTCATTGTTTATTTTCTGTCCGCAGTTGTTGCGGTCGTTCCACACTTGTTGAGTCAGTTCTACGTCTTTCAAAGTTGTGATAAACACAGTTGTTTGTCAATATCTCTAGTGGTTTCAGTATTTTCACAGTTGGACATTTCATAAAAGAAACCTTTTCCTATCTCAACCATGAACGCGAAAGTTGGGAGATTCCAAACGTCCTTTGAAtgacattgaattttttttagcacGCATAAGTTTTTAGAGTTCCGCGTTGTTTTGCCGGTCGCTATCGTGCGCCATACTCTGGAACCTCCAAAATTTCACTCGATTTTCTCtcataaaaagtaaaaacaactGAAAGTACAAATCCGCAAAATcgatttctattttattcattCCCAATATTTGCCACTGCCGCCCAGTCGTAACCAAACTATTGCCCAATGTGTTATTATTTGATATCGATTTCTTCCTGTAATGACCAACCGGTAAAATGGGTCAAATGGGTCCCATCGTCGTATAGATAAATCAGATTGCGTTCGTCAATCTGCACCCAAACACGATCTCCCTTTTGCAGATAAAGCGTCGATTGGAGAGAGAAAGTACTAATGCCTTGACTCTGTGTCAAACGTACTTCCGCTCTTCCGATTCGATAGTTGTTCATCATTAGCGATATTTGCATGTTGCCGTTGGAAGAATAACTCATATAACCAACCCCGGATAGGGAAAAGAAGTATGTTCCAGTTGCAGGTGCTGTGAATATTCCTATTTCTCCGTTCATGGCATATCCGGTATTAAGCTGTGTTATTTGGAAGATTATAGGTGTGTGTACGTCTTGGAAAATACTGTTCGTCTGGACGTAAAAGTAGACAGGCGTTGACTGAACATCGATTTTACCTATCGATATCTCAAATCCTGAATCGTTTCGATtgtaaaattattgaaaagaTCTTTATACttaaagaaagatttttttttttttacccggaACTTCCAAAAGTTTTGTGAAATCGCAGTATACGCTTTCGAGAGAGTTAATTCCTTTCACTAAGTAGAATCCGCTTAACGTGTACCCTAGTATCCGTAGATCCGCGCAGGTGGTCGGCTTTCCATCCACTACCTTCTTTCCAGAACACTCGAATCGTCCCAGCGTGTGTTGGCCAGACCCGGCGTGGGTACGACCAAAGTTTAGGCGTTTAATgggcaaaatttttttgtcgCTGATTgtaccttttaaaaaatagcaacATTGAAACAAAGCCCTTTAACTTATAGATTGCTTAGAAATTTACCTTCGTCGGTACGTAAATCTGAAACAAGAGAATCGCAATTGCATTTCTTGTTTGCTTCGATGCAATTGCCTGTGATACCACATTCGCATGTGTGGTCATCAGTGGGTTTTCCCGACCAAAAATATTGTGGGTTCTCGTATCGATCGTCCCACCAAGACACTTGTTTCCCTTCGTATTCAAATGGCGCTTCGATGCAATCGTACTGTTAAAATCAGGCAAATTGAACAACTTGGATCTTCcatgaatttatttattggGAGGATTACCTTGATATATTGATGACATTCCTTGGATAGTTCGGCCAAAATCGCCATTTGCTTGTCACTCGCTGAATAGTGGATGTCTCTCTTGTAACATCCGGGAGCCAGACAATTTTCTGCTTCGATATTCGTTTCACTGTCGTGCTTGACGGCTGTCGTTACAGCATAAcctaattttttaaagcccAAAGCATGAACttttaaaactttaattttCAATATCTGTTGTCGCACTTTTTGTCATGTCGCAGTAAACTTGAATTGGTTCTTCGGACTCTCCGTTGGCATCTTGGCCATCAGGATCGATGACGTAGTAGCCAGAACTCTGAGAATTATCGTAATTGTAAATTTCTTGGCACGTTCGGTGGTAAATTTGACTTTTGGTATTGTCAATTTCGACTGGATCAGTTGCCATTCTGGAATTGTGATTGTCCTTCCTTAAGAAAGCAATAAGGGATTCTTGTTGTGCAACTTTGGTCTCCAGTTGAAATACCTTTGTTTCCAACTGGGTGACCCTGTATTCGAAACTTTGTTTCAGTTCACCCTTTAGAGCATAAACAAATATTCTGGTCATTTACAAGTAAACGAAAgcttttgaaaaggaaaaaaaaaaaaaaataacttgcATAATTGTCAGTCAGTTGTTGCACTTTTTCTTCTATGGAAATGCTAGTGGCCAAACAAAGCACACAAGCTAAAACCAGCACACATAACTGAATTCCAGAATAGCTagtcattttcaattttcactgcatacaaaaaaaattgtactaAAACTTTGCATCCAAAATTTTAAAGTGAAACACTTATTCAGAAGCAACATCAACCCAACCTTAAAGTTAAGTtgatgaaataagaaaatggcTTTCTGAGAGAACAAGTTGACTTCGATTGTTCTGTGGGAATTTCTGAATTGTTTGCAAactttaagcattttgattttttttagataaagAGCTATCATGGATACTCATTTATGTGACATTATCTTTTATGGCATGGGGAAAATCGTGTCTTATCAACTGTTAGTCAGagctcttttaaaaaaaaaaaatttatttgccTTTTACCGATTAAACTTCTATCCATAGCCAGAATGTGCAGCCGCGTCCGTTACGTTTGTCGCGTTCGCGTCAGGAAAATTCTGATAAGGTCTTATTGCGTACTTTGACTGTCAGATGTATCCTTTAATTTTAaatggttttgttttattaggCAGACCCACCAAGATCGACTTTACGCGTATGGTGATGTTTGATTGGAGCAGCCCAAAGTGGAGCCTAAAGCCCGGTACGTTTGATTTaacatattcttttttttttttttgcatcggCTCGCAAACTTAGAAACATTAATCCTAGTTCGGTATTCGAATAGTGaatggctcttttttttttattcatatcGATTTCAAATAGCGCCTTTCGTGGTTTACATTATCTGCAATAGTTAAGCCATTTCTACTTTTGAAAGctaatttcaaaaattgtggTAGTCGCGTTAAACACGACTTTAAATTGACATCTGTAACTTGATTTCCCATCCCCAACATCAGCATGGGTCTGCATGTCCGCTGATTCTTTCGTTAATTGTCTTGGTGGCACGGTTGAGACCTTCACACTTTGATGGCATTTGAACCCATCGCTTTTCCTAAAACCCGTTCATTTTGTTCAGATCGTATTCGATATTGTTTGAAAACATCATTTTTGAGTTCAAAGCAGATCTCAGAAAACCGTAAATCGATTACCTTTAACTGGACTTTATGTACTGCCCCATCATCTTCAACGTTTAGGTAAAATAAGAGTGCGAAATTCTTGTCTGATATCGTTGACGACGACTGATTGTTTCCGGGAAGTGGGTCATTCATTTTAACTAAAACTGACACTCGAACCAGTTTTGAAACGCTTTTAAACCGTTCGTTTTGAAGATAGGATGAAAATAGTTCttgctctttattttttgcatcTTATCGGGCGATCGAACGAGCTGAAAGCAAAAACGCAGTTACGAAAAGGTTGGAGGGAACTTAACGGAATCGAGGTGTCATAACTTTTGGAATAGAACCTAAATTGAATTGCGcaggtttttaaatttctcaaTCGAAACCTCTTTGGGTGTTCCAttgtgtgttaaaaaaaacgttgaaaaTTCTTAAATGTTTTGTTCTGGATGCCAATGGAAAGAATGCGAGCGTCTTGTATGCTTTGTAATGCAGAGTGCGTTCCAGGGACGTCTGGCGTGTAGGCATCTCAACATGCGCCTCTGTGCCCGATCAAAAGCAGCACCGCGCCCAAATTAATGCACGGAATTCCATATGGAAAAATCACTTCTATTGGtgttatttttccttgaaTTTTTCCCTGTGTTATCACGGGCGAAATAAAACTAGAAGAATTTAACGTTTtattatgttcttttttttttaatcagtaACGATAGTTGTACCCCAACCGGGGTTCAAGCTAAAAGCTTCCaggaaatcgaaagaaaaaaggtctAGCTAGATTTTCCGTTAATTTTGACATCTCGGCTTATCGAAAAACATGGCCGGTGTTACGACTATCGCATGTCGCTACGAGACACTGTCTGAAAGTGTTGCATTTGGAGGTCACCAtacgtaaaatttttttgattgttcaaaaaaaaaaaaaagaaaaaagaaaacttgttttctttgcacGTAGAATTCATTTCGCCTCGCACgtcacttgtttgttttgaaacgCTTCAACTGTCCGCGGCGTGCagtttaagaaagaaaaacttgatTGTGGAGAATCGGCTTCATGTGATCTAcatttccatgtttttctttcttattcgtAGAGTTCAAAGGGAATTGCATAATATTAACGGTGCCTTCACCTTATACTTGACACAGAAATAATTGTGCGCTGCTGATTATCAGGTGGGCAACAACTAAAATAGTTGTACTAAAACAGGATTGCGCAGTGCTCAATGTGATCTGGCGTTGCATTGCATTGAGTTACttaattcgaaaaaaatgtacgcaggtttttgttttttgctaacttaaattttattccaatgaaccaatttcctttttcaccATTAAATATACGAGAAACAAAAGCTTAAATAGAGCAATAAATGCATTTGAAGTTAAAGCGGCAGCCCCAAAATGTAACCCTTACATGCCCTTGTTCATCTCCGCTCATCTAGATTTTGGATCTGATGTCGATGAAATCCTTCCTGGTGGCTGTAAtgttaaaaagataaaattaaCTTCTTGTTCTTGAAATTTGAAGTATTTAAATCGAATTACCGTCCAATTTGACTGTCAAATCCACTAGGCCGTTGGTCACTTCCTGACGAACGCGATCGAATTTGCTGTTCGTGTTGGCCAATTCGGCGTTGACATCTTCTAGTTTGGTCTTGGTGTCAATGAAATCCTTCTTGCTTGctgtaaaattcaaaattcgcAATGTGTTTCACGTATTATCGAGTGGTGTTTTTTGAAGTCTTTTACCGTCCAACTTTGCGGCCAAATCCATTTTGGTATTGGTGACTTCCATTCGAACGCCTTCAAGTTTAGCGTGAGTGGTAGTCAGCTCCATTTTGAGTGCCTCTATCTTGGTCTTGGTGTCGATCAACTCTTTCTTGGTTGCTGAATTGTCGTAGGGAatgtttcattaatttaattaCAATTTCAGTTTAAAGCTTTCGGAGAAACACTTACCGTCCAATTTCGAGTTGAATTCCGGCTTGTTGTTGACCATTTCTGTAACTACGTTGTCTAGTTTGGCGTTGGTGTTTGTCAGTTCGATTTTCATGCCTTCGAGGGCCGTTTTAGTATCGATCAATTCTTTCTTGGTAgctaaaagaaatttgaattgaAGAATTTGTTCAATATTTGATCAGTTTAAATTGCTTACTATCgagcttttctttcaaatcgGGCTTAGTGTTCATGATCTCGGTTTTGGCGCGGTCGAGTTTGATGTTGGTGTTAACGATTTCGCCGCTTAGGTAGTCCAGTTTGGATTTGGTGTCAATCAAGTCCTTCTTGTTTGCTGTCGATGGTCGTAAAATATTTCACAgttagttttcattttgaatcgATTTTGATGGTTATTGATAGTTACCGTCAAACTGTTTTGCGAAGTCTGCTCTCATGTTACCCAATTCTCCTTTGAAGTCTTCCATTTTCGTCGTGGAAAGGGATTTCATGACGTTCGTTTCGGCTTTTGTGGCCAAGTTTTGCATATTCTTTTCCAAACGGCTTGTGCTCGATTCCAATTGAGCCAAAGTGTCTGCAAAGATTCACGAACGTTAACCTTCCATTGTTTCAAAAGTAACGATCACAAGCGTACCTCTCAATCTCCTGTTTAAACCTTCGACCGTCTCTTCTAACGTTTCGATTCTTGAAGATAGTCTTCGGAAATTCAAAGTTTGACCGACGTTGCTTACCATCAGCGATTCGGATTCACGGTCGGGGAATGGCAACCAATCGCTTCGGACATCGCTCGGCTGCTGGGCGACCGATCGTGCCGGGTAGAACGGGAGTCTTGCGTGATTCATATAATACCAACTAGGAGCCAATTGAGCAGAGACGGCACACGCCATTGCGAGGATCAAGACGGACagctaaacaaacaaaggctTAGGACATGTTTTTAACGTTAAAAGCAAAATCAGACTTACCGAAATCTTCATGTTGTCGAACGGCTGGGCTTTGCAAAGCAAATCGAATTTTCGATGTCAAGCGGAACAGTGACGACGATGCAGAGACGAACCCCGGTTTATATAAGCGGACGCAGGCACACAATCGAAAAACCGGTTCATATTTAAACGTATAAAAAtgtcttattgttttttttgtctcattCTTTTCGGACCGAGAATCCCATCATATCTTGATACATCCTTCCATCGGGAATAACTTGTGCCCCCATTTGCTAGCGCCGTGAAGGTTAATCGCAGGTACTAATCTATCGTACTTAGTATGCGATacgaattatttttatttttttttaacatggaGAGCCATTCAAGATTGCGGAGAGCGTTGTCCTTCGATGACCGTCAACGCGTTCAATAACTCGtttacgtaaaaaaagaaaaagaaaaccatctACTTGACGAGTGAGATTCATCccgttatttaaatataatcCTATTTCTCGTAATTTCTAGTATAGCAATTAAAGTTCTGTTTCCTTTGGTTTGATTACTGtcaggtttttttgtttttttaaaggcgcGTTTCCATACTCGTTGGACAGTAAAATATAGGGCATTAAGACGTTGTTGATGGCCGTTGTGTTTCCAGATGGTTTTGCATACGTGTATGgcaagttttgtttgtttattttcgcGATTCGCGTCATTCTGTTGGATTCATTGGCAAACACAAACGCGTGTACAACTTGTTTTCTTGACGTGcgtctattgtttttttttttacgcacaCGGTCGAATTGTGTTATGCTGATGAGGGCGATTACCATTCGCTGATTTATTTTCGATGCTTCCGTCGGTCACTTCTGCACGGAAATTGATATCCAAACTATTTTTGGTTGTCAGTTTCCAAGCAGCAATTCTGTTGAACTtgttcagtttttgtttttaaatattttacttctgttttgtttttgtttttcttgttttcgtgtCACTTAAGTCTGAGCAATCAGCAACCTTTGTTTATCGTGCTTTCAGCAACTTAGTGGGGGGAAGAGATCCAGTTGGTCATTAGGAGAGATAAATGTCACAAGCGATTGCACCGGGGCTGAATCAAATAATTGCTATGCTCATTTATTTGTATTGGAAGggtttcctgttttcttttctttttaaatgaaaaaaaaaaaaggaatcagtTCAAACACTAAACCGCTTTAGGGGTTAAGTACAGTGATAACAGGCTTTTCCTGTGCCCAATTAGCTTCAGTTTCTGccgataataaaaaaggatcGTCTTCGACATAAATTGTCGTGTCGGTATGAAAAGACCCTGCGGAATACGGCGGCCGTATTAAATAAACAAGCCGACAGGCATCGCCGAACGTCTTACCACGAAAcgatgttttttctttagctgttttgtttaaatatttcacttgtttttgttgtaatttttatttcatattaTCAAACAAATAAACTGGCCATTTTTGGGTATTTGGAATGTCTGGCAGTTGAGACACGCTGAACTGCCGGAATAAATTGTAGGAAATGTTGGCAGGGGATTAAAGTGGGAATGTGTTCACAGGACAACGggattttgattcaaaaaatattttagcgTCGACGTTGGGGACCGTGTTGCCGATTGTTGTTAATTAGGAAAATTGGCACATGTTTGATAATCGTCCTGCAAAACTGGCTTCG carries:
- the LOC130698024 gene encoding contactin-associated protein-like 5 — encoded protein: MTRIFVYALKGELKQSFEYRVTQLETKVFQLETKVAQQESLIAFLRKDNHNSRMATDPVEIDNTKSQIYHRTCQEIYNYDNSQSSGYYVIDPDGQDANGESEEPIQVYCDMTKSYAVTTAVKHDSETNIEAENCLAPGCYKRDIHYSASDKQMAILAELSKECHQYIKYDCIEAPFEYEGKQVSWWDDRYENPQYFWSGKPTDDHTCECGITGNCIEANKKCNCDSLVSDLRTDEGTISDKKILPIKRLNFGRTHAGSGQHTLGRFECSGKKVVDGKPTTCADLRILGYTLSGFYLVKGINSLESVYCDFTKLLEVPGFEISIGKIDVQSTPVYFYVQTNSIFQDVHTPIIFQITQLNTGYAMNGEIGIFTAPATGTYFFSLSGVGYMSYSSNGNMQISLMMNNYRIGRAEVRLTQSQGISTFSLQSTLYLQKGDRVWVQIDERNLIYLYDDGTHLTHFTGWSLQEEIDIK
- the LOC130698025 gene encoding uncharacterized protein MCAP_0864-like isoform X1 — its product is MKISLSVLILAMACAVSAQLAPSWYYMNHARLPFYPARSVAQQPSDVRSDWLPFPDRESESLMVSNVGQTLNFRRLSSRIETLEETVEGLNRRLRDTLAQLESSTSRLEKNMQNLATKAETNVMKSLSTTKMEDFKGELGNMRADFAKQFDANKKDLIDTKSKLDYLSGEIVNTNIKLDRAKTEIMNTKPDLKEKLDTTKKELIDTKTALEGMKIELTNTNAKLDNVVTEMVNNKPEFNSKLDATKKELIDTKTKIEALKMELTTTHAKLEGVRMEVTNTKMDLAAKLDASKKDFIDTKTKLEDVNAELANTNSKFDRVRQEVTNGLVDLTVKLDATRKDFIDIRSKI
- the LOC130698025 gene encoding myosin heavy chain, non-muscle-like isoform X2, which translates into the protein MKISLSVLILAMACAVSAQLAPSWYYMNHARLPFYPARSVAQQPSDVRSDWLPFPDRESESLMVSNVGQTLNFRRLSSRIETLEETVEGLNRRLRDTLAQLESSTSRLEKNMQNLATKAETNVMKSLSTTKMEDFKGELGNMRADFAKQFDANKKDLIDTKSKLDYLSGEIVNTNIKLDRAKTEIMNTKPDLKEKLDTTKKELIDTKTALEGMKIELTNTNAKLDNVVTEMVNNKPEFNSKLDASKKDFIDTKTKLEDVNAELANTNSKFDRVRQEVTNGLVDLTVKLDATRKDFIDIRSKI